The proteins below are encoded in one region of Bacillus vallismortis:
- a CDS encoding Type 1 glutamine amidotransferase-like domain-containing protein, whose amino-acid sequence MKQIIAMGGGGFSMEPDNLSLDQYIINQTKRKSPRICFLPTASGDSQNYVQRFYHAFQTMDCVPSHLSLCKPLSTDILSFVMEQDVIYVGGGNTRNMLVLWKEWGLDLILREAWKSGVVLAGLSAGAMCWFEEGVTDSAGPLTSMKSLGFLHGSFCPHYDSEKERRPIFHQLICNGFLGDGYAADDGAALHFINDQLFQTVSSRPGAKAYRVTVVEHEIFETRLPVKYLG is encoded by the coding sequence ATGAAACAGATTATTGCGATGGGCGGCGGGGGTTTTTCGATGGAACCGGACAATTTGTCTCTCGATCAATATATCATCAATCAAACGAAACGGAAGTCACCTCGCATTTGTTTTTTGCCGACGGCGAGCGGTGATTCACAAAACTATGTCCAGCGGTTTTATCATGCATTTCAAACAATGGACTGTGTACCGTCTCATTTATCCTTATGTAAGCCGCTGTCAACAGATATACTTTCTTTTGTTATGGAACAGGACGTGATCTATGTTGGCGGGGGAAATACGCGGAATATGCTTGTGCTATGGAAGGAGTGGGGGTTGGATCTTATTCTCAGAGAGGCGTGGAAGAGCGGTGTGGTTTTAGCTGGATTAAGTGCCGGTGCGATGTGCTGGTTTGAAGAAGGGGTGACGGATTCAGCCGGGCCGCTGACAAGTATGAAAAGTTTAGGCTTTTTGCATGGAAGCTTTTGTCCTCATTATGACAGTGAGAAGGAGCGGCGGCCGATATTCCATCAGCTGATATGTAATGGTTTCTTGGGTGATGGTTATGCGGCGGATGATGGAGCGGCTCTCCATTTTATAAATGATCAGCTGTTTCAGACAGTGAGCTCAAGGCCGGGTGCAAAGGCATATCGGGTGACGGTGGTTGAACATGAAATCTTTGAAACCCGGCTGCCGGTAAAATATCTGGGGTGA